Below is a window of Pochonia chlamydosporia 170 chromosome 7, whole genome shotgun sequence DNA.
CTGGTGGTTTCAAACCGGCAAAAAATGAATTTAACGGAGGTGATACACAATTGACTAGACCTCCCGCAATTCCTTCGGCCGAATCAGTTGCGATGGGATTTAAGGTAGTATCTAGAACTGGCACATTAGATAAGCATTTGCAGTGTTGTTATCACAGTCAAAATAGAAAATCGATACTAACCACCATCAACGGCAACTCTCCTTTCGATAACAGCCCCGGCAAGAACAAACTCTAAGGAAAGAGGAGGTAGCAACACCGCTAAAATGTTAAACTTTACCATCTTGATCGCGAATTTAGATGCCGTGATTCTGAGAATAAATACTGATGAAAATGATTACAGGATAGTAACGCTTAGTGATGAGCGGATATCTTCGAACTTTTTATAAGCTTAGACTTGCCTTCCCTAAGCCACTGAAACTAACAGATATAGTGTTTAACCGAGACTATTACTCATGCGAATCATCACTGGCATACATGTGCATTTACCCGACACTTTTAATAAATCGGCCCGACATAAATATTCAAGGAGCTAAATCAATGCCAGTGTATTTCTACCCTTGAGTAGCTTTGTAAAACGCACTAGGGAAGCTGGAACAGGGTTCAAAATCACCTTCGGCTGGACGGGCATCAAGCCATATATCAGGGGTGCTTTTCGACAGGGTAATTATTCGGATACTGTCCACCATTTCATCAGAAAGAATGCAACCCAAAAGTCAGTTAGGGCCGACTCTGTCTCTAAAACAGGTTCATTTGTGACTCGACTAGGATCGAGAGTTGCTCAACCCGCGGACTCTAGAAGACAGGCACTAACCAATCGTAAGATACTCTCCGTCTTAATGCATCGCCTAAATCCAAGATAGCACTTCAGTGTCGGCTCCGTGGATGGGTCGATAAGTTTATAGCGTGTTCGGGCCGTCTTGTGACTTTTGGCAATTCCGAAGTCACTGGGTTGGTACATCTTGTGTGTCAAGAAGGGCAATACCGCTCATATGAGAGAATCTCTGTCCTAGACATTGAGACTCCCACGTGTTCCAGGAAGTCAAAAACGCTGTCAAGAGCCCCCCGGCCGAGTTATGAGCTGCGTTTCTTTGAATAATTAAATTCTTGCTCACTGTTCTTCATAAAGCTGGATTGAATCTACTTCCCTTGTATAGTCGTCTTTCAATTTAGTGAAATAAGTGCCAAAATATCCTTCTAGTTACATCTAATAGTCCCTTGGTATAATCGCTTTTGTACCTAGGAGATCGTGCTATTTAGTTTCATTTTATCTAGAGATTTCGCGTTATATTTCTTCTGCAATAATTGATAATAGTCTTATTTGGTGTACATTAATATTGCTGGCTTACTTAACTTCAACAGAGAGGATATTAGTCAAGCAGACGGAAAGTTAGCCGCTGGCTGATGTTAATAATAGGTTGTCGGCAAGGTAAATGTCTGTGTATGTATCTGTAGTACTCTGAAATTGGTTAGGCAAAACCACAACCCCGTGCTAGGCTTTTTCCGATTGGCCCGTATCGAAACAAGGGTAACCAGCTAGGTAACTGGCTAATGTCCAGATAAGTAAAGATCGGCGAGAGGGTAAGTGTTGGACCGGCCCGATTAGGAACGAATTTGTTAAACTCGTATCACCGTTGCATACATCTCCCTCACTCTACTATATTCCCCACAATATTTAGCATATCGCCACAGCTCGGAATTAGCGGCGGCTGGTTGGATGGCCTAAATGTGGTGACAAATCTTTTCATTGATGTCTATAGCTGCATTAAATTATATTCAGCCGAAGTTTTATGAGAAATTGCAAGAGTTTCATGTGTGAGACCGAGGAGCGGCCGAAACAGCAGCGTGAAGTTAGCTTTTAAATGAATATTCTCGAGTATGTTGTCGATGCAGTGGTGAAGATCGAAATCCGGCATGGTGATCCTATCCTTGAGCATGCTCCCTCCAGACTGCAAGCTTATTAGATTTATTAAATTAGTTCTTAGCATCTAAAGATTTACTTAAAGGGACATAGTTCATCTAAGCAGCCTCACATTGTTCGTGTTAATCCAAGTCGAGCGAGTACCTGACAGACGCCTAATCTATCTGTTTTCGCAAATTTTCCAAGTATTCACTAAATTTTTAAGCTGCCCTAGCCTACCAACCAAAACATACTAAGCCCCAGCCATGAAGGAACTACGAAACTATTTCAACCTTGCGCTTGCCGCTTCAGTCGGGTCGATAAATCCAGCTGTTGCGCTCTCAACTCCTGGAGGACTTTGGCCATCGGCGAACAATACATGGAATTCTTCCGCTCCAAGTACCTCAGATTGGTGGTTCGCAAAGATCGATCGCCGTGGCACTGTTCCATTTATTCCCTCTTACAACTACACTATATTCCGCAATGTAAAGGATTATGgcgctgttggtgatggagtcgtcGATGACACAGCCGCTATCAATCATGCAATTACTGCTGGGGGGAATAGGTGCGGCAAGGGCTGTGATTCCAGCACCACAGCCCCGGGAATTTTATACTTCCCCCCAGGTACATACTTGGTCTCTTCACCGATAGTCGCGTATTACTACACACAGATTATTGGCGATGCTTCTTCCGTTCCAACACTGAAagcttcatccaacttctCCGGAATTGCGGTTATTGATGCAGATCCATACAACGACCAGGGTAACAATTGGTTTACCAACCAAAACAACTTTTTTCGTCAAGTTCGCAATTTCAAAATAGATTTAACCAGCCAGCCTATGACAACAGGCACTGGGATTCACTGGCAAGTTGCACAGGCATCGTCATTGCAAAATATTGAATTCAACATGATTGTgagcaaaaacaaagaaaacTCACAAAGAGGCATATTCATGGAGAATGGATCCGGTGGCTTTATGACCGACTTGACCTTTAATGGAGGAAGGTACGGTATGGTTCTAGGCAGTGAGCAATTCACATCGCGCAATCTTAGGTTTAACAATTGCCAAACTGCCATTTTCCAGATCTGGAATTGGGTTTGGACATACCATGGACTCTCTATCAACAATTGCGACATCGGTATTGACATAACGTCTGGTGACCCAATTCAGAGTGTGGGTTCTATCATTGTTCAGGATAGCGTATTCAGCAATACTAGCATCGGCATTACAACTTTGTACGACCCCAGCCAGGAAGGTGCAAATGGTACAATGATCCTGGATAATGTTAACTTCTTACATACTCCTGTGGCTGTACAAAACACCCGTTCTGGGAAGGTTGTCCTGCACGGCAGCGCCAACATTGCCTCATGGATTCAGGGGCGTGCTTACGTTGGTAAACAGGGCAGGTCTGTTCAGGCAGCTTACCCAGCAACACAGCGACCTGCTGCACTTGTTGACAGCAAAGGAAATATCTTTACGAAAAGCAAAAACCAGTATCTCAACGTCGATGCGTCAAAATTTATATCGGTAAAAGCTCGGGGCGCCATAGGAAACGGGCTAAGTGACGACACAGCGGCCATCCAAGCTATCTTTGATGCAATCAAGCCAGACGAGGTTGTATTCTTTGATCACGGTGCATATTTAATCACCGACACTGTTTTTGTGCCGCCTAATGTGCGAATTGTGGGCGAAATCTGGCCGCTTATTATGGCTGGCGGAAACACCTCGTTTAATAACCCTGCACATCCTAAACCGGTTTTTAAAATTGGAAAGCCTGGCGACGTCGGAATAGTTGAGATCTCGGATCTTATATTCGAAACACAAGGACCTCAACCGGGTGCTATTCTCATGGAATGGAATGTTGGGGCTACAAGCAAAGGTTCTACAGGTCTCTGGGATGTGCATTTCCGTGTTGGGGGATCCGCAGGTACTGGTCTGCAGTCTGACACGTGTGGCAAATCACCCGACTtaaccacaacaccaaaacctGAGTGTTTTGGTGCCTGGATGCTCCTTCACGTTACAGCAGATGCCTCAATATACATGGAAAACACATGGCTTTGGGTTGCTGATCACGAACTGGATCTCCCTGACCATTCACAGATCAACATTTATAGTGGACGAGGAATCATGATAGAGAGTACCAAGGGTACATGGCTTTGGGGTACTGCTTCCGAGCACAATGTTCTCTATAATTACCAACTTCGCAACGCCAGAAATGTGTATATGGCGACGATACAAACGGAAACCGCATACTTCCAGGGGAATCCAGACGCTAGGGTTCCTTTCAAATCCCAGGCCTCTTGGGATGATCCAGACTTTTCTTCATGCTCTGCTAATAATTGCGCACGGACCTGGGGCTTAAGGGTTCTTAACTGCGAGGATGTATTTTTATACGGCGGCGGCCTCTATAGCTTTTTCGACAATTACGGCCAAGATTGCCTAAATACGGAATCATGCCAGGAAAGCATTATTGATATACAGCATTCCAAGATCAAAATATTTGGAGTAAGCACCAAGGCCAGTGtaaacatcatcaacaataACGGAAGCGCTCAAATGGTGCACGACGC
It encodes the following:
- a CDS encoding exo-beta-1,3-glucanase (similar to Neosartorya fischeri NRRL 181 XP_001258465.1), with product MKELRNYFNLALAASVGSINPAVALSTPGGLWPSANNTWNSSAPSTSDWWFAKIDRRGTVPFIPSYNYTIFRNVKDYGAVGDGVVDDTAAINHAITAGGNRCGKGCDSSTTAPGILYFPPGTYLVSSPIVAYYYTQIIGDASSVPTLKASSNFSGIAVIDADPYNDQGNNWFTNQNNFFRQVRNFKIDLTSQPMTTGTGIHWQVAQASSLQNIEFNMIVSKNKENSQRGIFMENGSGGFMTDLTFNGGRYGMVLGSEQFTSRNLRFNNCQTAIFQIWNWVWTYHGLSINNCDIGIDITSGDPIQSVGSIIVQDSVFSNTSIGITTLYDPSQEGANGTMILDNVNFLHTPVAVQNTRSGKVVLHGSANIASWIQGRAYVGKQGRSVQAAYPATQRPAALVDSKGNIFTKSKNQYLNVDASKFISVKARGAIGNGLSDDTAAIQAIFDAIKPDEVVFFDHGAYLITDTVFVPPNVRIVGEIWPLIMAGGNTSFNNPAHPKPVFKIGKPGDVGIVEISDLIFETQGPQPGAILMEWNVGATSKGSTGLWDVHFRVGGSAGTGLQSDTCGKSPDLTTTPKPECFGAWMLLHVTADASIYMENTWLWVADHELDLPDHSQINIYSGRGIMIESTKGTWLWGTASEHNVLYNYQLRNARNVYMATIQTETAYFQGNPDARVPFKSQASWDDPDFSSCSANNCARTWGLRVLNCEDVFLYGGGLYSFFDNYGQDCLNTESCQESIIDIQHSKIKIFGVSTKASVNIINNNGSAQMVHDADNLSSFCATVAVFEQ